CTTCACGGGAGAAGGAAACTGTGCCACAGGCTGGCGGCCTAGTGGGATGCAGGCCATGTTCCAGACCTGGGAGGGCCTGTCCAGGACGGTTCTCCCGTGTGGGTGAGCAGTTGGGAAAGGCCGTGCTGCCCAGAAGCAGCGAGAGCCAAGATCCCTGAGGTCGTCCTTTGGTTTGAGTGGCTGTGAGCCCAGTCCCCGCCCAAAGATCCTGAGCTAACTCACTCGCACCCATACCAGCAGCCAGTGATGCTTCCACGGCTGGAAAGTGGGGGGCAGGAAGGACATCCCCCTCCCTGCTGTCACCTGAGGTTCCCCATAGAGCGTGTGGTCGTGCGCCCAGGGTCACATGGTGAGAAGATGTCAGAGCAGAAGCTGCAGCCCAGGCCCCCGCCATCAGACATCACACAGCTGTGGGGACCAGGAGCCATTCGGGTCCATGTCCCTCCAGCACTTGTCACCTTCTGGCCCTGCCGGCACTGAGGGTGTAACCGGGAGGAAGATAGTGGCCCAGTCACAGATGAGGGAATTTTAGGGAAGCCTCTCACAACAGCGTATTTTTATAAGTGGGTGtaggtgtgtgtggtgtgtgtgcatctgtgtgtgggggggtggggggctggggtccATCCCTCGGGCTGTGGTGCTGTCCCCCGGCTCCTAAGCCACCTGGGGCGTGGGGCTGTCATGCATGTGACATGTCCACACGCAGTGTCCCTGGGGCCCCCAGAGGTCGTCCACCCTtggtttctcctcttccttcttgtctGTTCTTGGGGATTTGTAGTTAAAacctgaaaagagaaagaagtaaatacATTCAAATCAATtgagtttttatttgtaaaaacagtATGGATAAGAGGGTGAAACACGATTGGTAGTGAATGTAAAGCAGATGTAGTCACCGTTGTTTGCAGTGACTGCAGGTCATGCGTCACCGTCCAGACCTGTGAAACCCCTTCTGAGACCTCAGGTTGCCTCCTTGTTTCTCGTTTTTGACCGACCTCCAGGGAACTCGGATGGGACCCCGCCCCGCCCTCTTCCCCTCACTGCGCTCTGGGCAGGGCGGGGCTGCAGCTGAGGGGCCATCGTGGAGTGGACGTCAAGACCAGGAAGGTCACACAGGCACCCAGTCTCTCCCAGGGCACGAGGGCAGTTTGATTTTGGGACGGGGAGCTGTTTTTGATCACCTTACGTTGCTGAGTCCAGTCTGAAAAGACGCCCCGAGAGGCTCGGGTCTCGTGGGCCCAGGACGCGGGAGTGCGCCGCTCAGGGCCTTCAGCTGCTTTCCTTAAACGTCTCCAGCCGTGAGGTTGCAACTGGATTTGAGTTCATTTATAAGTGGAATGATGAGTCCAGTCCCTTGCTAACACTgattttttgtctgtctgtttgtccgTCTGTCTCCTTTCTCCAGCATGAGAGGCTCTCTAGgtaagaacccccccccccaccgcgtGCATGCTCGTGCTCGGGCAGTGCATGTCCGCCCGCACTCAGCGTCACGGAGCCTGGCCCGTCCCACTGCCCCTCTTGTCCCGCAGCCGCCACCACACTCAGGCTGCACGTCTCCCACCGAAGGTGTGCAGTGCTGTGCACTCAGCTCCCACCCCCAGGTCCCCCTCCTCGAGCTCTGGACCAGGCACTGCGCTCTCAGTGAGACGCTGTCCTCACCTCCAGTCGGCACCCAGGCCACTGGGGAGAAGGTAATGTCGTAAGTGCCAGGAAGGGGTCCAGGCAGGTCCTCAGAGCAGACAAGAGGCGGGGCCTGACCTGCTGGTGCCAGAGCACTTCACGGCAGAGGTGGGCGTGTCACGTAACAGCGGACCAACCTGTTCCCGGCGGTGACTCCCTGTTCCCAGCGGTGACTCCCCGTTTCTGGCGGTGACTCCCCGTTCCCAGCCGTGACTCCCCGTTCCTGGCAGTGCGCAGTATTAACTGGCTGAAAGAACGGCAGCTGCTGAAGTTAAAGGAGCGTGTCCGAGTTGGGGGAAGGATCGTCCGATTTTTCACCTAATGCTCTAGGCGCAGACCTCGCCTTCCTGAAGGATAGGATTGTAGAGACTGCGGGGCCGGAACGTTGACTCCCCGCCTTCTGCGGCCCTTGAGGCAGAAGCTGGCGAGATGGGAGGTGTAGTTACGGGACAGCAGAGCAGAGGACAGACGGTCTCAGCACTAATCGGATGTAAATTCGCAGACGTGCGTGCTTTCTTCCTTTGCTCACCCTCTTGCCAGGCACCAGCTGAGGTGAAATACAGTTTCCATCTAACCCAGCAGAAAATCCATTTTGCAAAATTGGTGGAGGGGGTGCTTTGGTATAGTTAATTTTTTGTGGACTGTTATGTTACAGTGGCCATTTATGAAGGGAAATGTCCCTATAGACGTCAAAATATGCAGTAAAACTGTAGTGGTTAAAACAGTGAGAACAGAGATTATTGGAACACAGTAGAAAGCCCGAGAAGTCATGTGTGAGTTTCCAGCTCCAGGGAAGGAACCCTTCAATCATTGATCATTGGGACCATCAGCTGGACTGGAAAATAGATCCTTCTCTCAAACCACactagaaaaaaaaccaaaatcaaaactaaaccaaaaaaaccccaccaaattTCAGCTGGATTGCACTTCTTAAGAAGAAAGATTTCACTCCCAAAATAGAAGACAACATAAACTTTACATAGGAAAACCCACCCCAAGCATGTTACCAGAAAGGTAAAAATTGTGTATTCtaattatataaagtttaaaatctcTGCTAGTGAAAGACACCAtacacagagacaaaaagtaaagTGGAGGGGAGATTTTCACAGCCCACGGTGGTTTTAAAAGCCCTGCTATATATGGGACGCTCCCGCAGTGTGAGGAGAAGCGCGGCAAAGGCTGAGCACGCAGCTCAGAAGCTGAGATGAGCAGCCGGGACGCGGAGCCTCCATGAGGACTTTGGAATGTTGGGATTAACAGCATCTAGATACTCCTGTTGGGTGGGAGAGGATCAGGCCTCTCTAGGGGGCGGTACGTATCAGCATTTGAAGTATCTTTACCCCTTGACAGAACGGTTCCACGTCCAAGATTTTATCCTGGGAAAATAGCTGAGCAAATACACTCAGATTAGTAGACAAGTCTTCTCATTGTAGCGTTATTTATAGTAGCTAGAAATTCAAAACAGTACGTGCCCATCGACGGAGGGCCAAGCTCCCACAAGCCACCCAGTGCGAGGGTGCGCTGCCACTCCAACAAGGCAAGCCTGCCTTTCTCTCCTCGGTGAGAAGCCTCAGTCTCGATGAGCAGGTGGGCGAGGAGGCGGAGCTAGACAGCGAGTGTGTGGTCTGACTTTATTTGTGGAAGCACGTGTTTCACCCTTCAGTGTTTAGCGCCCTAGTGGGTACTTCTGGGCAGGACATGGGATGCCTTCACCTTCTGTTTTGGACACTTTGTTACTAGTCTATGAACTTGTCAGCAAGCACGTGTTGCTTTTGTAATCAAAAGTCCATGAAGATATTtctatttacaattattttttttttaaaaaaaggacaagaagTAAAGGATGTTTTGAAAAACATTGTAGGACTTGGTGTCTCAGTAAGAAAACTGTGGCCCTTGGTGTCCTTAGGGACTTTGTCCCCTACCCCGTGTCATCCTAATTGTCCCCCCACTTCCAGTGCTCAGTCCGCCCCCCACCCTGGCTGCaactcccactggccaaagctTGCAGCTGCGACTCTTCAGACCGCCCCAGTTCGGGACGTAGGGCTCTCAGGGCTGGTTTGTACATGGCAGTTTCATGGGCCATGTGTTAGTCTGGAAAGAGAGACACGCCTGGGTGTGTAAATGTAAAGCGAGGACCAGGATGGCAGTTGTCCACTTAAACAGGAAGCCGGCTAAGGGCCCTCCCACCGAAGACCAGACGGTCCTGGGAAGAAAACCGCCAGCCGCCCCACGAGCTCGGTGCCCCGGGATGTGACAGCCTGCCGCAGGCGGGGCAGCCCCGCCGTGGAGCCTGGGCGCCCTCgcttgccttcctcctcctcggCCTCCGCTCGGACTCCACCTGGGTTCGGACTCACTGGCAGTTCACGGGAGTCACTTTCTGAGAGCCACTGAGATCCATGAACCTTGTGCTGTTAAAAGCACTCCTGAGGGGAGCTCTTCAACCCTGAACTCACTGGGAAAGCTCTAAGATTTAGGTCAGCACAAGGGTCCACCACTGATTTTTCAAGGAAGGCCCACTCTTAGCAAgtgccagcctcctcctctgagcATGTGCCTGAGCTGCCAGGTGAGGCCGGGAGCCTGTTTCTGCCAGGGTGTAGGAGAGGCACGAACTCCCTgagcacctcctccctccctctccgtTCTCAAAGCCGATTTTTACCTCTGACATGTCTCCCACAGGTTGGAATCAGGAGGTAGTAACCCCGCGGCCAGCGACTCTTACGGTGACCGGGCATCCGCACGAGCGCGCCGGGAGGCCCTGGAGGCCCGTCTCGCCACCCTGACCAGCCGCGTGGAGGAGGACGGCCACAGGGACTACAGGAAGGTCAGGCCCGCAGCGTCCGCGATCTCGGGTGGCACCACGTGCACCGCTAGGCCTTTCCCTGGCGTAGGAAAGCGAGCGGAGCTCTGATGAGGCGGGAGGGGCTCCGGGACAGACGCCCCACCTCTTGACAGAAGCACGGAGACCCTTCGTCTGTTTTCAGCGCAGCGAAAATGGGCCCAGAGGCAGACACCTAAGAGGTGTCGGGGAAGGAGGGGTTAGGtgcggggaggaaggggaagtaaAAGGGATGCTGTTTGAGTCCCAGAGAATCGCTAGGTAGACTCATGCTTTTAACAAACACGAGCTTTTAAGGAGGCCCTGTGAACATGGGTCAGGTGCTCCTGGAGGCGTGACCGCGGCCATCTGGAGTGGAGGCCATTCTCTTTGGCTCTCGCGGGAATGGCGACTCAGAAACCTTCCTCTCCATGTGCTTGGAGTGCCGGGAGAAGCTGTTCTGttaagaaaatgtttgttttgttcatgttttgTTAAGCAGAACTTGACTAAAATCAATACGCATGCAGGGAGGCTCTGAAAAGCAGATCCCTTCTGTGTGGGAGCCCCATTTCCAGCAGTGCACGCGCTCTCcctccaggagggaggggccgACCCCCGAGGTTCGCAGTGAAGTCTGGCTCCTTTTACCTGGGATTCACTGAGTTCAGGGAGTGGGTTCCACTCGCCAGACCACTCCGTCTGCCCTCGTGGTGGCCGGGGGTAGCAAGCCCCGGGCCCTGGTGGGATGATGGCTAGGGGTCCAATTCTGGGAGCCCACCCGGCAGGTGACcggtcccctccttcccccagctctACGAGGGCGCCCTGACCGAAAACCAGAAGTTGAAGGCGAAACTTCAGGAGGCCCAGCTGGAGCTCGCGGATGTGAGATGCAAGCTTGAGAAGGTGGCCCAGGTGAGGAGGGCAGGACGCGGACGGGGCACTCTGGACcaaggaggggtgggcaggggcggATCAAGACCGGCCCTCCTCAGGGTCTGATGCAGAGTTGGAAGCAGAGGTCCAGGGCCATTCCTGGCGGCCTGAGTGCTAATGTCAGGCGTCGAGGACAACCTGCGTGCTTCTTAGTGAGGAGGACACACCTGTCCTCGCCAAGCCTACTGAGCTCCTCCACGCATCACCCCTTGGGGGCCGGGGCGTGGTGGGAGGGGGGATAAGCAGACCAGAGCCCTCAAGGAGAGGCCGTGAGTCACAGCAGACCCAGGGTGGAGGTGCTGTGGGGACGTAGAGTTCTGTCCTGAGGCATGTGTGACCTCCCCAGGCGCCCCGTCTTTGAGCCTAAGAGGAAGGAACGCCGGTGGCAGAAGACCAGACAGACCACTCTTCTTGCCACCAGGCCTGACTTCAGTAGATGACACCTGGGGGCAACAAGCTTGAGGACAGTGGGACAGCCCTTCCCTGAGGGCCTGGGGACCGAGTAGATGTGGCTTTGCCCGGAAGGCAACAGGGGAAGACAGGCGGCTGTTGTGCTGCCTGAGGCTTCGGTGACTGCTGGGGGCGTTGAGGGTAAAaaccagccttttttttttttttgtgaggggaataattaggtttacttattgatcattagaggaggtgctgggcatGGGACCCAGGGCCTCAGCGTGCTGAGGCcctactctaccactgaggtacaTCCTCCCCCGATATCAGCCTTTCAGTCAGTGGGGAAGAACGCTGACTTTCTATTCAGCTGCTTGGCCGGGTGTCGGAATAAACTTGGTTTTGCCAAATACAAGTTAACTGAAGCGCAGAAGTGCTGGTGCTGCGGCCAAGTCTGCAGTTTACCAAAAATGGAGTtgctcgggggtggggggaggagcctGTCAGTGCACGGAGACAAGCACCACACGGACACAGTGTCACCGTGAAGGGTCTCCCGAACCCTGAGGGTCAGGGTTCCACAGGAGCAGATCAGAACTGGCTCTGTGTACGGGAGCTGACGCGAGGGGAGTCATCGCAGCTCCGTGCTCTCGGGCTGGGGACATAGCAAGTCCCGCATCCGctgtgccctctcctctccctcctgcttcgCGGGGGCTTCTGTGCAAGGGCAGACGGCCGTGACCTTGAGGACAGAAGGCGAAAGCCCGGAACAGGAGCCTGGCGTCCTGTGTGGGGCGTCCAGCGCCAGCACGGCTTCTGCCTCTGTTACACGTGTCTGGGCTGCTCCTGGGCGTGAGAGCAGCCCCTCTGCTGGCATCACATGTCCCTCGACCGGAGGGACACTGGGCCGGAGGAACCTGGAGCTTCCACTCCCCGGAGGGGTCGCTCCCTGAAGCCGCTCTGCTGTTTGGCTGTGGAGGCCGAACCTCTACAGCCTCTCTGCAAAGTCCGTCCTAGAAATCGAGGAAGATCTGAAACAGAGTCCCAGCCTTTCATGCTAACAAAGCCTTTTTTTCTCTGGAAGCCCAGTGTGGGAAACAGTAGGCATAGAAACGTTCTGTTCAAAGCCATTCGGGTCCTGTGAGCAGACCCCTGGGAGGCTCTGGCAGCTCCTCCTGAAAGTCGCAGCCTCCGCCCCCAAGCAGAGGCAGCAGCACGGGGAGATCCCCTTGGGCCCCCGCCTGTCACAGGAGACAAGGCACTTTGGTCTCTGGGCTGCAAGGCAGCGGCAGGAGAGGCAGTGAGGGCGGTGGGAGAGGATAGTCGGCCTCGAAGggtgcacatgtgcacatatgtgtgcCTGTACTTGCCAGTGTGTTCACTGCTGCTGCCTCCCCGTCCCGGGGAGGGGTGGGTTCTGTGAAGGTCAAAGGGCAGTAACATTAGACTTAGCGGCCCATCGGGGCCTGCGTGCTGGGGCCCTGCTACCCCGACGCCTGCCTCTGGACGTCCaatggggaggctgggctggacgGGCCGCCTGGCCTGAGACACCCTGAGTAACAACTGTCCTCCTCCGTTTGCACCAGCAAAAACAGGAGAAGACCTCAGACCGGACATCGGTGCTGGAGACAGAGAAGCGGGTATGCCGGCACCCCGCcccggccctgccctccctgaggACTGGGACTCGCCCCTCCTGCCAGTG
Above is a window of Camelus ferus isolate YT-003-E chromosome 23, BCGSAC_Cfer_1.0, whole genome shotgun sequence DNA encoding:
- the PPP1R12B gene encoding protein phosphatase 1 regulatory subunit 12B isoform X22, whose amino-acid sequence is MSSLYTRSKELPRSRKSQPDLPPAPPSPTARTLRHERLSRLESGGSNPAASDSYGDRASARARREALEARLATLTSRVEEDGHRDYRKLYEGALTENQKLKAKLQEAQLELADVRCKLEKVAQQKQEKTSDRTSVLETEKRERRALERKMSEMEEEMKVLTELKSDNQRLKDENGALIRVISKLSK